The bacterium genome segment TGTTTGTCACTGGGTTTGGGGTGTGGGTGGATGGCTTCGGAATTGGGGTGTATTAGATTTTGCCGGCGGGATAGTGGTGCATATTTCAGCCGGTGTATCGGCTTTGGCGGCAAGTTTTGTCATAGGTAAAAGGAAAGGATATGGGAAAACGACTTATGAACCATCAAATATCCCACTTACAATTATAGGTGCATTTTTATTGTGGTTTGGATGGTTTGGTTTTAATGGTGGTAGTGCTTTGACCTCAGGCGGACTTGCTTCAAATGCCTTTTTAGTGACCAATATTGCCGGTGCTGCTTGTGGATTGATGTGGATGTTGTTATCCTGGAATTACAAGCGACCCAGTGCCCTGGGCTTTGCTACAGGTTGTATCGTGGGACTGGCTACCATTACACCCGCCTCAGGTTATGTAGGACCTTTGTCTGCAATTATCATTGGCCTGGTGTCAGCATTTCTGGGTTATTATGCCATATTACTGAGGATGAAAACAAGCCTTGATGACTCTCTGGATGTATTCGCCTGTCACGGTATAGGTGGAATGTGGGGAGTGATTGCCACAGGAATATTTGCTCAAAAGGCAATAAATCCATCTGGTGCTGATGGATTACTCTATGGAAATCTAAACCAATTTTTAACCCAAGTCTATGCAGTTGCAATTGTATCCATCTATTCCTTTGTCGCTACATTCATCCTGGCAAAGCTGGTGGATATAGTTGTGGGATTGAGGGTAATGGATAAGGAAGAGGTTGTAGGACTGGATATTTCACAACATGCGGAAACTATTATCTAAAAAGAGGTGAGTTATGAAAAAGGTAGAAGCAATAATCAGACGGGAAAAATTACAAGCGGTAAA includes the following:
- a CDS encoding ammonium transporter, which codes for MINSGDTTWILISTALVMLMTPALGLFYGGMVGKKNILSTMMMSFVTLALISLQWVIYGYSLCFGKDVYGIIGGLNFLGLNGVSQTPNPDYAGTIPHIAFMLFQMMFAVITPALITGCYVERVSFGGYLVFTLLWATFVYDPVCHWVWGVGGWLRNWGVLDFAGGIVVHISAGVSALAASFVIGKRKGYGKTTYEPSNIPLTIIGAFLLWFGWFGFNGGSALTSGGLASNAFLVTNIAGAACGLMWMLLSWNYKRPSALGFATGCIVGLATITPASGYVGPLSAIIIGLVSAFLGYYAILLRMKTSLDDSLDVFACHGIGGMWGVIATGIFAQKAINPSGADGLLYGNLNQFLTQVYAVAIVSIYSFVATFILAKLVDIVVGLRVMDKEEVVGLDISQHAETII